From the genome of Acidobacteriota bacterium, one region includes:
- the mqnE gene encoding aminofutalosine synthase MqnE has protein sequence MRQRLTTAGLVDIADKVEARERLSFEDGVRLFESTDLLALGWIANRERERRHGDRTYFNHNLRLEATNVCEASCLFCSFARLKEGDPGSHTMSLEQIFAKLRQRADQPLTEIHIVNGLHPGLPFSYYTDLLSGLKQIRPGIHLKCFTAVEIAFFADHYGMTDQQVLVQLKAAGLDSLPGGGAEIFAPRVRQKICHDKCDGARYLAIHRIAHGLGMRTNVTMLYGHIETTEERVDHLLQTRTLQDETGGLQAFIPLAFHPDNNQMRKLPAPSATETLKVHAVARLVLDNVDHIKAYWISCGVEVAQTALWFGADDLDGTVQEETIYHMAGSSTPTTLSTDDIEQLIRDAGREPIERDTLYNVVRVPAPVASGFSRTL, from the coding sequence ATGCGACAGCGTCTGACAACTGCGGGGCTCGTTGATATTGCCGACAAGGTCGAGGCCCGCGAACGGCTGTCGTTCGAGGATGGGGTCAGGCTCTTCGAGTCTACGGACCTGCTGGCGCTTGGCTGGATTGCCAATCGCGAGCGCGAGCGGCGACACGGCGACCGCACCTACTTCAATCACAACCTGCGGCTCGAGGCCACCAACGTGTGCGAGGCGTCGTGCCTGTTCTGCTCGTTCGCGCGGCTGAAGGAAGGCGACCCGGGCTCGCACACCATGTCGCTGGAGCAGATCTTTGCCAAGCTCCGCCAACGCGCTGATCAGCCGCTCACCGAAATCCACATCGTCAACGGCCTGCACCCCGGGCTGCCGTTCAGTTACTACACCGATTTGCTGAGCGGGTTGAAGCAGATCCGGCCCGGCATTCACCTGAAGTGCTTCACCGCGGTGGAGATTGCGTTCTTCGCGGACCACTACGGCATGACCGACCAGCAGGTGCTGGTCCAGTTGAAGGCGGCGGGTCTCGACTCGTTGCCCGGCGGCGGCGCCGAGATCTTCGCGCCGCGCGTGCGCCAGAAGATTTGCCACGACAAGTGCGACGGGGCGCGCTACCTCGCCATTCATCGCATTGCGCACGGCCTGGGCATGCGCACCAACGTGACCATGCTCTACGGCCACATCGAGACCACCGAGGAGCGGGTCGACCACCTGTTGCAGACGCGGACGCTGCAGGACGAGACCGGTGGGCTGCAGGCGTTCATCCCGCTGGCGTTCCATCCCGACAACAACCAGATGCGCAAGCTCCCGGCGCCGTCGGCGACCGAAACGCTGAAGGTGCACGCGGTGGCGCGGCTGGTGCTCGACAACGTCGATCACATCAAGGCGTATTGGATCTCCTGTGGCGTGGAGGTCGCGCAGACGGCGCTGTGGTTCGGCGCGGACGACCTCGACGGCACGGTGCAGGAAGAGACGATTTACCACATGGCTGGGTCATCGACGCCGACGACACTGTCGACCGATGACATCGAGCAGCTCATCCGCGATGCTGGCCGCGAGCCGATCGAACGCGATACGCTGTACAACGTGGTTCGCGTACCCGCGCCTGTAGCGTCCGGCTTTAGCCGGACCCTGTAG
- the nadA gene encoding quinolinate synthase NadA, with product MPTFLPVLNEVEKASLHERQPLPDAYLNLPDEEMALRIGGARAALGDRLVILGHHYQRDEVIRFADYTGDSFKLAGAIANHPAADYIVFCGVHFMAESADILALPHQRVILPDLAAGCSMADMAPADQLEICWSELQQMGLADRVVPVTYINSAAAIKSLVGENGGTVCTSSNAAATLEWGWQQKEKILFLPDQHLGRNTAFKMGVPLDRMVVWDPFEPFGGLTRDQLEHAQLILWKGHCSVHVRFTPQQIDKVRAEHPGIKVIVHPEVPFDVLQAADDSGSTEYILKTVREAPAGSSWAVGTEVHLVHRLAEEVAPGKTVVSLDQFGCLCSTMFRVSPNHLLWVLDSLVEGEVVNEIVVLDEQKKWAKIALDRMLAIT from the coding sequence ATGCCCACGTTCTTACCGGTTCTGAACGAAGTTGAGAAGGCGTCGCTCCATGAGCGGCAGCCCCTTCCCGATGCGTATCTGAATCTCCCGGACGAAGAGATGGCGCTGCGCATCGGCGGGGCCCGCGCGGCGCTCGGCGACCGCCTGGTCATTCTCGGCCATCACTACCAGCGCGACGAGGTGATTCGCTTCGCCGACTACACGGGTGACTCGTTCAAGCTGGCCGGCGCGATCGCCAATCACCCGGCCGCCGACTACATCGTGTTTTGCGGCGTGCACTTCATGGCCGAGAGCGCCGACATCCTGGCGCTGCCGCACCAGCGCGTGATCCTGCCCGACCTCGCCGCCGGTTGTTCGATGGCCGACATGGCGCCAGCCGATCAACTGGAGATCTGCTGGAGCGAGCTTCAGCAGATGGGCCTGGCGGACCGGGTGGTGCCGGTGACCTACATCAACTCCGCCGCCGCGATTAAATCGCTGGTCGGCGAGAACGGCGGCACCGTCTGCACGTCGTCCAACGCCGCCGCGACGCTCGAGTGGGGCTGGCAGCAGAAGGAGAAGATTCTGTTCCTGCCCGATCAGCACCTGGGCCGCAACACCGCCTTCAAGATGGGCGTGCCGCTTGACCGGATGGTGGTGTGGGATCCGTTCGAACCGTTCGGCGGCCTCACGCGCGACCAGCTCGAGCACGCACAGCTCATCCTGTGGAAGGGGCACTGCTCGGTGCATGTGCGCTTCACCCCGCAGCAGATCGACAAGGTGCGCGCCGAGCACCCCGGCATCAAGGTGATCGTGCATCCCGAGGTGCCGTTCGACGTGCTGCAGGCGGCCGACGACAGCGGCTCGACCGAATACATCCTGAAGACCGTGCGCGAGGCGCCGGCGGGCTCGTCGTGGGCCGTCGGCACCGAAGTCCACCTCGTCCACCGGCTGGCGGAAGAGGTGGCGCCCGGCAAGACCGTGGTCTCGCTCGACCAGTTCGGCTGCCTCTGCTCGACCATGTTCCGGGTGTCGCCGAACCACCTCTTGTGGGTGCTCGACTCGCTCGTCGAGGGCGAGGTCGTCAATGAAATCGTCGTGCTGGACGAGCAGAAGAAGTGGGCTAAGATCGCGTTAGATCGGATGCTTGCGATCACGTAG
- a CDS encoding superoxide dismutase — protein sequence MAHSLPALPYDVAALEPHIDSQTMQIHHGKHHQAYVTNLNAALDKHPDLHNQSLDDLMKGINSVPDDIKAAVRNNGGGHWNHSLFWTLMAPGAGGAPTGAVADAITSAFGDFEKFKTAVNQAGTTRFGSGWAWVIDNGGKLEVMSTPNQDNPLMEGKKAILGIDVWEHAYYLKYQNRRPDYLGAWWNVVNWDAVNKLLKG from the coding sequence ATGGCTCATTCACTTCCCGCGCTGCCCTACGACGTCGCGGCGCTCGAACCGCACATCGACAGCCAGACGATGCAGATCCATCACGGCAAGCATCACCAGGCGTATGTCACCAACCTGAACGCGGCGCTCGACAAGCATCCCGACCTGCACAACCAGAGCCTGGATGACTTGATGAAGGGCATCAACAGCGTGCCGGACGACATCAAGGCGGCCGTGCGCAACAACGGCGGCGGCCACTGGAACCACTCGCTGTTCTGGACGCTGATGGCGCCCGGCGCCGGCGGCGCCCCCACCGGCGCGGTGGCCGATGCCATCACCAGCGCGTTCGGCGACTTCGAGAAGTTCAAGACCGCGGTCAACCAGGCCGGCACCACCCGCTTCGGCAGCGGCTGGGCGTGGGTGATCGACAACGGCGGCAAGCTCGAAGTGATGAGCACGCCCAACCAGGACAACCCGCTGATGGAAGGCAAGAAGGCCATTCTCGGCATCGACGTCTGGGAACACGCCTACTACCTGAAGTACCAGAACCGCCGCCCCGACTACCTGGGCGCGTGGTGGAACGTGGTGAACTGGGACGCCGTGAACAAGCTGCTTAAAGGCTAA